A stretch of Paludisphaera borealis DNA encodes these proteins:
- a CDS encoding tetratricopeptide repeat protein, producing MPRRSWIGILCFWPGLAQIWTGQEVLGLLLASLFGVTLNMAIVARWVWTEAFGVGWADFLFAFAALTWSASFAYTVWWVWLCHPDRHRREIDRLFHEAMEEYLQGRWNESRKRIERILAMDDSDADALMQLGTILVRTQQFGPARRAFRQCLEQDGGSKWRWEVETALARLDRP from the coding sequence GTGCCCAGGCGATCATGGATCGGCATTCTGTGCTTCTGGCCTGGCCTGGCCCAGATCTGGACGGGCCAGGAGGTTCTGGGGTTGCTGCTGGCTTCGCTGTTCGGCGTGACGCTCAACATGGCGATCGTGGCGCGGTGGGTATGGACCGAGGCGTTTGGGGTGGGGTGGGCCGATTTTCTGTTCGCGTTCGCGGCGCTGACGTGGTCGGCGAGTTTCGCGTACACGGTGTGGTGGGTGTGGCTCTGCCATCCCGACCGGCATCGTCGCGAGATCGACCGCCTGTTCCACGAAGCCATGGAGGAGTACCTTCAGGGCCGCTGGAACGAGTCGCGGAAACGGATCGAGCGGATTCTGGCGATGGACGACTCCGACGCCGACGCACTCATGCAACTGGGGACGATCCTCGTCCGGACGCAGCAATTCGGCCCGGCGAGGCGGGCCTTCCGCCAGTGCCTTGAGCAGGACGGGGGCTCGAAGTGGCGGTGGGAGGTCGAGACCGCGCTGGCCAGACTCGATCGGCCTTGA
- a CDS encoding AsmA-like C-terminal region-containing protein: MKCRRFRRLMLIALGIALLPALVWGLIVVVAPTDWARVHLVSVIERASGRSVGLESLSICLGGGVDLVNLKIGAPGGLADPWLEAGNVHLDLSLPSLLFGKLDATDLEIENARLRVLRRADGSLELADLVRSSSPAPQSTASEPCGPSSLKFRLQGAEVQVVDEPTHSHVTLERVNGEGLWEDGKNINANLNGYVNEGPFQLTGSLDRTPGRPSFEGQFRADSVQLDDGMSILRYLVPVLAGTSTKVGGVLSMEMYLRGEGDTCERLRETLLGHGQITIDPIELEGTELLAEVERNIAIPRRSRVASLNSDFAVKNGRVTSKRLALNMAKTPLVITGWTDFDGRLDYRMSLEGLADRVPDRARRLLADLDVDLDGLSTLRLSGTVDDLTVSLTTPKPGPSSAVNHLLERQDKQRLKMIGQELRDKLFR; encoded by the coding sequence ATGAAATGCCGCCGCTTCCGCCGGCTCATGCTGATTGCCCTGGGGATCGCGCTGCTTCCGGCTCTCGTCTGGGGCCTGATCGTCGTGGTGGCGCCCACCGACTGGGCCCGCGTCCACCTGGTGTCGGTCATCGAACGCGCCAGCGGCCGATCGGTAGGGCTTGAGTCGCTGTCGATCTGCCTGGGCGGCGGCGTCGATCTCGTGAACCTCAAGATCGGCGCGCCCGGCGGCCTCGCCGACCCCTGGCTGGAAGCCGGCAACGTCCACCTCGACCTGAGCTTGCCGAGCCTCTTGTTCGGCAAGCTCGACGCGACCGACCTCGAGATCGAGAACGCCAGGCTCCGCGTGTTGAGGCGCGCCGATGGCTCGCTCGAACTGGCCGACCTCGTCCGCTCGTCGAGCCCCGCGCCCCAATCGACGGCCTCTGAGCCTTGCGGGCCGAGCAGCCTCAAGTTCCGACTGCAAGGCGCTGAGGTTCAGGTCGTCGACGAGCCCACGCACAGCCACGTGACGCTGGAGCGGGTCAACGGCGAGGGCCTGTGGGAAGACGGAAAGAACATCAACGCCAACCTGAACGGCTACGTGAACGAAGGGCCGTTCCAGCTTACCGGCTCGCTCGACCGCACGCCGGGCCGACCGAGTTTCGAGGGTCAGTTCCGGGCCGACTCCGTCCAGCTCGACGACGGCATGTCGATCCTCCGGTATCTCGTCCCGGTGCTCGCCGGGACCTCCACGAAGGTCGGCGGCGTTCTCAGCATGGAGATGTACCTCCGCGGTGAGGGGGACACCTGCGAGCGGCTTCGAGAGACTCTGCTCGGCCATGGTCAGATCACCATCGATCCGATCGAGCTCGAAGGGACGGAGCTGCTGGCGGAAGTCGAGCGGAACATCGCCATCCCGCGGCGGAGCCGGGTCGCCTCGCTGAACTCGGACTTCGCGGTCAAGAACGGGCGGGTGACCTCGAAACGGCTCGCTCTGAACATGGCCAAAACCCCGCTCGTGATCACAGGCTGGACCGATTTCGACGGCCGGCTCGACTATCGGATGAGTCTCGAAGGACTCGCCGACCGCGTCCCCGACCGAGCGCGGCGACTGCTCGCCGACCTTGACGTCGACCTCGACGGCCTCAGCACCCTCCGGCTCAGCGGGACCGTCGACGACCTCACCGTCAGCCTCACCACCCCCAAACCCGGCCCCAGCTCGGCCGTCAACCACCTGCTCGAACGCCAGGATAAACAACGCCTGAAGATGATCGGCCAGGAACTCCGAGACAAGCTGTTCCGCTGA
- a CDS encoding cysteine dioxygenase, with translation MSTRHNFQTGHAPSWFRPRIVRTFDAPPDSPEHEEREREPERVGRPATVLAEGRTGLHALLKTWDRLAGPIPEDWIRDGLRSLRIDRDALWDCVHFHERTYQRTRIHAGDQYEVLVLCWRPGQGSPIHDHGGSTSGVLVVEGVATEIAFMATACDRLAPSRSQRVHAGAVVVSRARDVRQITNLEPPGTNLVSLHVYSPPLTGHRCYRLSETIFADHDALLDDPPVTRSAPL, from the coding sequence GTGAGCACGCGGCATAATTTTCAAACCGGGCATGCGCCGAGCTGGTTCCGTCCTCGGATTGTGCGGACTTTCGACGCCCCGCCCGATTCGCCGGAACACGAGGAACGCGAACGCGAGCCCGAACGCGTCGGTCGACCCGCGACGGTCCTGGCCGAGGGGCGGACGGGCCTGCACGCGCTTTTGAAGACCTGGGATCGGCTCGCCGGCCCGATCCCGGAAGATTGGATTCGCGACGGCCTCCGAAGCCTTCGGATCGACCGCGACGCGCTCTGGGACTGCGTTCATTTTCATGAGCGAACCTACCAGCGGACGCGGATTCACGCCGGCGACCAATACGAGGTCCTGGTCCTCTGCTGGCGGCCGGGGCAGGGGAGTCCGATCCACGATCACGGCGGCTCGACGAGCGGTGTTCTGGTCGTCGAGGGGGTCGCGACCGAGATCGCCTTCATGGCGACCGCCTGCGATCGGCTGGCTCCGTCGCGGTCGCAGCGGGTCCACGCGGGCGCCGTGGTCGTCTCGCGGGCCCGCGACGTCCGCCAGATCACCAACCTGGAGCCCCCAGGGACCAACCTCGTCAGCCTCCACGTCTACTCCCCGCCGCTGACGGGCCATCGCTGCTATCGACTCTCCGAGACGATCTTCGCCGATCACGACGCCCTTCTCGACGACCCGCCCGTCACGCGGTCGGCGCCGCTGTAG
- a CDS encoding CehA/McbA family metallohydrolase yields the protein MEPRRTTAALRCGPAGPGDHAHLADGGPWEEYLVLESARVDRILGGVLAAGLVFGLASARADVLPVVTDVEFQPLSAQVRRVVQTLDQLGQPLTPQSKERLNNAVDSADAAAAVKVFQEVLDPHCLIGVEINAESRVKAALGPAAPRLLQNGWCVFLVKVHNEAGVTAELVADSPNARPVYKQSTNGAEPKATVSAADVVQRWCDVSMFRDRPLTRTLSGLALEYRVVQIYSRDAGKREAKITFDVGQGTQDLGFRSDVDILFTSEPAVDVTLDVRDEEGNPTTASFIIRDRLGRVYPSQSRRLAPDFFFHPQIYRQTGETVPLSAGEFRVEFTRGPEYLVQTRTITVPRAKAHKESFKLERWIHMAAMNWFSGDHHVHAAGCAHYESPTEGVKPEDMWRQILGEDLDVGCVLSWGPCWYAQKQFFDGKLHPLSTPNNLMRYDVEVSGFPSSHAGHLCLLRLKEDDYPGTTRIEEWPSWDLPVLKWGKSQGAVVGFSHTGWGLKTSTDEIPTYEIPPFDGIGGNEYIVDVVHDAVDFLSTVDTPAPWELNIWYHTLNCGFRTKISGETDFPCIYGERVGLGRVYVKLPDGKLDFDRWCQGLKDGRSYVGDGRSHLIDFTVDDRAMGEEGSELKLPAPGTVKARVKAAAFLDPKPSEAAKIVRKRGLDEKPYWDLERARIGDSRKVAVEMIVNGLPVARREIEADGTIQPLEFDVPIKASSWVAFRILLSSHTNPVFVVVGDKPIRASRKSAEWCLKSVDQCWSQKEPAIRASEKDDARKAYDVARAAYRKIIDESPKE from the coding sequence ATGGAACCCAGGCGAACGACCGCGGCGCTTCGTTGCGGTCCGGCCGGCCCGGGCGATCATGCACACCTGGCCGACGGCGGCCCGTGGGAGGAATATCTCGTGCTTGAATCAGCGCGCGTTGATCGAATACTCGGCGGCGTCCTGGCGGCCGGGCTGGTGTTCGGGCTGGCTTCGGCTCGGGCCGACGTCTTGCCGGTCGTGACCGACGTCGAGTTCCAACCGCTGAGCGCCCAGGTCCGCCGCGTCGTCCAGACGCTCGACCAGCTCGGCCAGCCGCTCACGCCCCAATCCAAGGAGAGGCTCAACAACGCCGTCGACTCGGCCGACGCGGCCGCCGCCGTCAAGGTGTTCCAGGAAGTCCTCGACCCCCACTGCCTGATCGGGGTCGAGATCAACGCCGAGAGCCGGGTCAAGGCCGCGCTCGGCCCGGCCGCGCCGAGGCTCTTGCAGAACGGCTGGTGCGTGTTCCTCGTCAAGGTGCACAACGAAGCCGGCGTGACGGCCGAGCTGGTCGCCGACAGCCCGAACGCCCGGCCGGTTTACAAGCAATCGACCAACGGCGCCGAGCCCAAGGCCACGGTCAGCGCGGCCGACGTCGTGCAGCGATGGTGCGACGTCTCGATGTTTCGCGACCGTCCGCTTACCCGAACCCTCTCCGGCCTGGCCCTCGAATACCGGGTCGTCCAGATCTACAGTCGGGACGCCGGCAAGCGCGAGGCCAAGATCACCTTCGACGTCGGCCAGGGGACGCAGGATCTCGGGTTCCGGAGCGACGTCGACATCCTGTTCACGTCCGAGCCGGCCGTCGACGTCACGCTCGACGTCCGCGACGAGGAGGGCAATCCCACGACGGCCTCGTTCATCATTCGCGACCGGCTGGGCCGGGTCTATCCGTCACAGAGCCGTCGCCTGGCGCCTGACTTCTTCTTCCATCCCCAGATCTACCGGCAGACCGGTGAAACCGTGCCGCTGTCGGCGGGCGAATTCCGGGTCGAATTCACTAGAGGGCCCGAGTATCTGGTTCAAACCCGGACGATCACCGTGCCGCGCGCGAAGGCTCACAAGGAGTCGTTCAAGCTCGAGCGCTGGATTCACATGGCGGCGATGAACTGGTTCTCGGGCGACCACCACGTCCACGCGGCCGGCTGCGCCCACTATGAGAGCCCGACCGAGGGAGTGAAGCCCGAGGATATGTGGCGGCAGATCCTCGGCGAAGACCTTGACGTCGGCTGCGTGCTGAGTTGGGGGCCGTGCTGGTACGCCCAGAAGCAGTTCTTCGACGGCAAGCTCCACCCGCTCTCGACGCCGAACAACCTGATGCGCTACGACGTCGAGGTTTCGGGCTTTCCGTCGTCGCACGCCGGCCACCTCTGCCTGCTGCGGCTGAAGGAGGACGACTACCCCGGCACGACGCGGATCGAGGAGTGGCCGAGCTGGGATTTGCCGGTCCTGAAGTGGGGCAAATCGCAGGGTGCCGTCGTCGGGTTCTCGCACACCGGCTGGGGCTTGAAGACGTCGACGGACGAGATCCCTACATATGAGATCCCGCCGTTCGACGGCATCGGCGGCAACGAGTACATCGTCGACGTCGTCCACGACGCGGTCGATTTCCTGTCGACGGTCGACACCCCCGCCCCCTGGGAACTCAACATCTGGTATCACACGCTCAACTGCGGGTTCCGGACGAAAATCAGCGGCGAAACCGACTTCCCGTGCATCTACGGCGAGCGCGTGGGACTGGGCCGGGTGTACGTCAAACTTCCCGACGGCAAGCTCGACTTCGACCGCTGGTGCCAGGGCCTGAAGGACGGTCGATCGTACGTCGGCGACGGCCGTAGCCACCTGATCGATTTCACGGTCGACGACCGCGCCATGGGCGAAGAAGGCAGCGAGCTGAAGCTGCCGGCGCCCGGGACCGTCAAGGCGCGCGTCAAGGCGGCGGCCTTCCTCGATCCCAAGCCTTCCGAAGCGGCGAAGATCGTCCGCAAGCGTGGGCTCGACGAGAAGCCGTACTGGGACCTCGAACGCGCCCGGATCGGCGACTCGCGCAAGGTCGCCGTCGAGATGATCGTCAACGGCCTCCCCGTCGCCCGCCGCGAGATCGAGGCCGACGGCACGATCCAGCCGCTCGAATTCGACGTGCCGATCAAGGCGTCGAGCTGGGTCGCCTTCCGCATCCTCCTGTCGTCGCACACCAACCCGGTCTTCGTGGTCGTCGGCGACAAGCCGATCCGCGCGTCGCGGAAATCGGCCGAGTGGTGCCTGAAATCGGTCGACCAGTGCTGGTCGCAGAAAGAGCCGGCCATCCGCGCGTCGGAGAAGGACGACGCCCGCAAAGCGTACGACGTCGCCCGCGCGGCTTACCGGAAGATCATCGACGAATCGCCAAAGGAATGA
- a CDS encoding class I SAM-dependent methyltransferase yields MGGTGHDRNLADAFDGQAADFERAPVQSDPAALKRLVQEAAFPDGARILDAGCGPGLVSAAFLEAGYRVEGVDLSNEMIERARKRCAFAGDRARFRQASIFEPGIEALAPFDGAVSRYVIHHMLDPERFLERQVELLKPGGVLVACDHVTSPSPEAAEIHRRLEVGRDRTHTNNLSSGRIVDLFAAAGLVDVSLREEAFTLDFDEWFDRGTPTETKADFRASLVAGVNVRGFTTKRLDDQSIQILCIRAIVRGVKPGPT; encoded by the coding sequence ATGGGCGGGACAGGACACGATCGGAATCTGGCGGACGCTTTCGACGGCCAGGCGGCGGACTTCGAACGCGCGCCGGTGCAGAGCGATCCGGCGGCGCTGAAGCGGCTTGTGCAGGAGGCCGCGTTTCCCGACGGGGCGCGCATCCTCGACGCCGGCTGCGGGCCGGGGCTCGTCAGCGCGGCGTTTCTTGAAGCGGGATATCGGGTCGAGGGGGTCGACCTTTCGAACGAGATGATCGAGCGGGCGCGGAAGCGTTGCGCGTTCGCCGGCGATCGGGCGCGGTTCCGTCAAGCGTCGATCTTCGAGCCCGGCATCGAGGCCCTCGCCCCCTTCGACGGCGCCGTCTCCCGCTACGTGATCCACCACATGCTCGATCCCGAGAGGTTCCTCGAACGCCAGGTCGAGTTGCTCAAGCCCGGGGGCGTGCTCGTCGCCTGCGATCACGTCACGTCGCCGTCGCCCGAGGCCGCCGAGATCCATCGGCGACTGGAAGTCGGACGAGATCGGACCCACACCAATAACCTGAGCAGCGGCCGGATCGTCGACCTGTTCGCGGCGGCCGGACTGGTCGATGTGAGCCTCCGCGAGGAAGCGTTCACGCTCGATTTCGACGAGTGGTTCGACCGAGGCACTCCGACCGAAACCAAAGCCGACTTCCGCGCGAGCCTGGTCGCAGGCGTCAACGTCCGGGGCTTCACGACGAAGCGGCTTGACGATCAGTCGATTCAAATTCTCTGTATCCGGGCGATCGTGCGAGGCGTCAAACCCGGGCCGACGTGA